The following are from one region of the Peromyscus leucopus breed LL Stock chromosome 18, UCI_PerLeu_2.1, whole genome shotgun sequence genome:
- the Dusp6 gene encoding dual specificity protein phosphatase 6 isoform X2, translated as MIDTLRPVPFASEMAISKTVAWLNEQLELGNERLLLMDCRPQELYESSHIESAINVAIPGIMLRRLQKGNLPVRALFTRCEDRDRFTRRCGTDTVVLYDENSSDWNENTGGESVLGLLLKKLKDEGCRAFYLEDEARGKNCGVLVHCLAGISRSVTVTVAYLMQKLNLSMNDAYDIVKMKKSNISPNFNFMGQLLDFERTLGLSSPCDNRVPAQQLYFTTPANQNVYQVDSLQST; from the exons ATGATAGATACGCTCAGACCCGTGCCCTTCGCGTCGGAAATGGCGATCAGCAAGACGGTGGCGTGGCTCAACGAGCAGCTGGAGCTGGGCAACGAGCGGCTGCTGCTGATGGACTGCCGACCGCAGGAGCTGTACGAGTCGTCGCACATCGAATCGGCCATCAACGTGGCCATCCCGGGCATCATGCTGCGGCGTCTGCAGAAGGGCAACCTGCCGGTGCGCGCGCTCTTCACGCGCTGCGAGGACCGGGACCGCTTCACCAGGCGCTGCGGCACCGACACCGTCGTGCTGTACGACGAGAACAGCAGCGACTGGAATGAGAACACCGGTGGGGAGTCGGTCCTCGGGCTGCTGCTCAAGAAACTCAAAGACGAGGGCTGCCGGGCGTTCTACCTGGAAG ATGAAGCCCGAGGCAAAAACTGTGGTGTCTTGGTGCATTGCTTGGCAGGCATCAGCCGCTCCGTCACCGTGACTGTTGCTTACCTCATGCAGAAGCTCAACCTGTCCATGAACGATGCTTATGACATCGTCAAGATGAAGAAATCCAACATCTCCCCGAACTTCAACTTCATGGGCCAGCTGCTTGACTTTGAAAGGACACTGGGGCTCAGCAGCCCCTGTGACAACCGCGTTCCAGCCCAGCAACTCTACTTCACCACTCCCGCCAACCAGAACGTCTACCAGGTGGACTCCCTGCAGTCGACGTGA
- the Dusp6 gene encoding dual specificity protein phosphatase 6 isoform X1, whose protein sequence is MIDTLRPVPFASEMAISKTVAWLNEQLELGNERLLLMDCRPQELYESSHIESAINVAIPGIMLRRLQKGNLPVRALFTRCEDRDRFTRRCGTDTVVLYDENSSDWNENTGGESVLGLLLKKLKDEGCRAFYLEGGFSKFQAEFSLHCETNLDGSCSSSSPPLPVLGLGGLRISSDSSSDIESDLDRDPNSATDSDGSPLSNSQPSFPVEILPFLYLGCAKDSTNLDVLEEFGIKYILNVTPNLPNLFENAGEFKYKQIPISDHWSQNLSQFFPEAISFIDEARGKNCGVLVHCLAGISRSVTVTVAYLMQKLNLSMNDAYDIVKMKKSNISPNFNFMGQLLDFERTLGLSSPCDNRVPAQQLYFTTPANQNVYQVDSLQST, encoded by the exons ATGATAGATACGCTCAGACCCGTGCCCTTCGCGTCGGAAATGGCGATCAGCAAGACGGTGGCGTGGCTCAACGAGCAGCTGGAGCTGGGCAACGAGCGGCTGCTGCTGATGGACTGCCGACCGCAGGAGCTGTACGAGTCGTCGCACATCGAATCGGCCATCAACGTGGCCATCCCGGGCATCATGCTGCGGCGTCTGCAGAAGGGCAACCTGCCGGTGCGCGCGCTCTTCACGCGCTGCGAGGACCGGGACCGCTTCACCAGGCGCTGCGGCACCGACACCGTCGTGCTGTACGACGAGAACAGCAGCGACTGGAATGAGAACACCGGTGGGGAGTCGGTCCTCGGGCTGCTGCTCAAGAAACTCAAAGACGAGGGCTGCCGGGCGTTCTACCTGGAAG GTGGCTTCAGTAAGTTCCAGGCCGAGTTCTCCCTGCACTGCGAGACCAATCTAGACGGCTCGTGCAGCAGCAGCTCCCCGCCCTTGCCAGTGCTGGGGCTCGGGGGCCTGAGGATCAGCTCCGACTCTTCCTCGGACATTGAGTCTGACCTTGACCGAGACCCCAATAGTGCAACGGACTCGGATGGCAGCCCGCTGTCCAACAGCCAGCCTTCCTTCCCGGTGGAGATCCTGCCCTTCCTTTACCTGGGCTGTGCCAAGGACTCGACCAATTTGGACGTGTTGGAGGAGTTTGGCATCAAGTACATCTTGAATGTCACCCCCAATTTGCCCAACCTCTTTGAGAACGCAGGGGAGTTCAAATACAAGCAGATCCCGATTTCGGATCACTGGAGCCAGAACCTGTCCCAGTTTTTCCCCGAGGCCATTTCTTTCATAG ATGAAGCCCGAGGCAAAAACTGTGGTGTCTTGGTGCATTGCTTGGCAGGCATCAGCCGCTCCGTCACCGTGACTGTTGCTTACCTCATGCAGAAGCTCAACCTGTCCATGAACGATGCTTATGACATCGTCAAGATGAAGAAATCCAACATCTCCCCGAACTTCAACTTCATGGGCCAGCTGCTTGACTTTGAAAGGACACTGGGGCTCAGCAGCCCCTGTGACAACCGCGTTCCAGCCCAGCAACTCTACTTCACCACTCCCGCCAACCAGAACGTCTACCAGGTGGACTCCCTGCAGTCGACGTGA